From a region of the Acidicapsa acidisoli genome:
- a CDS encoding helix-turn-helix domain-containing protein: MVGMASEVCTALGQRIRSLRRKRGWRQLDLAVQAGINENYVSDLELGRKEVCLNTIQALATAFGMSIAEFMKGI; this comes from the coding sequence ATGGTGGGGATGGCAAGTGAAGTCTGCACAGCCCTCGGGCAGAGAATCCGAAGTTTGCGGCGAAAGCGCGGATGGCGGCAGTTGGATTTAGCAGTGCAGGCCGGGATCAACGAGAACTATGTTTCGGATCTGGAATTAGGCAGGAAGGAAGTTTGCTTGAACACGATTCAAGCTCTGGCGACTGCATTCGGAATGTCGATAGCGGAGTTTATGAAGGGCATTTAA
- a CDS encoding helix-turn-helix domain-containing protein has protein sequence MAGLTQKELARLMCTTQLAIARMESGRSLPTIATLEKLAEVTGNRLEVRLIKCPS, from the coding sequence ATGGCTGGGTTGACGCAGAAAGAACTTGCGCGACTGATGTGTACAACTCAATTGGCGATAGCGAGGATGGAGTCTGGGCGGAGTTTGCCAACCATCGCCACGCTTGAGAAATTGGCCGAAGTGACTGGGAACCGGCTTGAGGTTAGGTTGATTAAATGCCCTTCATAA
- a CDS encoding IS1595 family transposase — protein sequence MEPKPLQQAILYFANPDNCVSYIVARRWPDGVVCPTCGRTDVSYVPARRVWQCKSRHPKCQFSVKVGTIFEDSPIPLDKWLMAMWMVANCRNGVSSYEIHRTIKVTQKSAWFMLHRIRLAMKGETDTKLGGGGGPVEADESFVGGDPMNWHLGKRATRKRFTDPELKAKSEKTAVMGMLDRSTREVRAKVVPNVNRETLQDAILNNIARKSAIYTDGWKAYDNLKALEFVHETVNHVEEYVRGTVHTNGLENFWSLLKRSLRGT from the coding sequence ATGGAACCAAAGCCCCTGCAACAGGCGATTCTCTACTTCGCCAATCCGGACAACTGCGTTAGCTACATCGTAGCGCGGCGCTGGCCGGATGGCGTGGTATGCCCTACTTGCGGGCGCACCGACGTTTCCTACGTTCCGGCCCGGCGCGTGTGGCAGTGTAAGAGCCGCCATCCTAAGTGCCAGTTCTCCGTCAAGGTCGGAACCATATTCGAGGATTCGCCCATCCCGCTGGATAAGTGGCTGATGGCGATGTGGATGGTTGCCAACTGCCGAAACGGAGTTAGCTCCTACGAGATTCACCGCACCATCAAAGTCACTCAGAAGTCGGCTTGGTTCATGCTGCATCGGATACGGCTGGCCATGAAGGGTGAGACTGACACTAAACTCGGCGGAGGCGGAGGCCCAGTCGAAGCCGATGAATCGTTTGTCGGCGGCGATCCTATGAACTGGCATTTGGGAAAGAGAGCAACCCGGAAGCGCTTCACCGATCCCGAACTCAAAGCCAAATCCGAAAAGACTGCCGTTATGGGGATGCTTGACCGGAGCACACGCGAAGTCCGTGCCAAGGTAGTTCCCAATGTAAACCGCGAAACCTTGCAGGATGCCATACTGAACAACATCGCCAGAAAAAGCGCCATCTATACCGATGGCTGGAAGGCTTACGACAACCTCAAGGCTCTGGAATTCGTCCACGAAACCGTGAACCATGTCGAAGAGTATGTGAGAGGCACGGTCCACACCAATGGATTGGAGAACTTCTGGTCACTGCTCAAACGCAGTCTGCGCGGTACATAG